A single genomic interval of Chitinophaga sp. 180180018-3 harbors:
- the scpB gene encoding SMC-Scp complex subunit ScpB encodes MEISQIIPHVEALIFAADRPLPLLEIVDLLNNALAFLEDRTNLDQVEAAMEAIREKYSSEFYAFEIRNSGGGYQFLTKKDYYQTVAQLNGDKFLKRLSTAALETLAIIAYRQPISKGEIEYIRGVSTDYSIQKLLEKELIVITGRSEDLPGKPLLYGISRSFMDYFGIASAADLPKLKEIFDEESVQPTLINDETATLGRGEHGGHTETAHSLMVSEDGELLDPDHQLDQITSSPDEAEETPASEDEEVEPDDEIVRFENYADKENVDDIIEDALDGKNTDTSDAEADEDGDDVVEDAIKGEVEEEDEEEDDDEEEDEDGDGIMEDAIDSEEEEDDEEDDDGEEDGDNETDDADHKK; translated from the coding sequence ATGGAAATATCACAGATCATTCCGCACGTGGAAGCATTAATTTTTGCCGCCGACAGGCCATTGCCTTTGCTGGAAATAGTGGATTTGCTTAATAATGCCCTGGCTTTCCTGGAAGACCGTACCAATCTTGACCAGGTAGAAGCCGCTATGGAGGCCATCCGGGAGAAATACAGCTCGGAATTCTATGCTTTCGAAATACGCAACAGCGGTGGTGGATACCAGTTCCTTACCAAGAAAGACTATTACCAGACAGTAGCTCAGCTGAACGGAGATAAATTCCTGAAACGATTGTCGACCGCCGCACTGGAAACACTCGCCATTATTGCCTACCGTCAGCCTATTTCCAAAGGGGAAATAGAATACATACGTGGTGTGAGCACTGATTATTCCATCCAGAAACTCCTGGAAAAAGAATTGATCGTCATCACCGGACGAAGTGAGGATCTGCCCGGAAAGCCTTTGCTATATGGGATTTCCCGCTCCTTCATGGACTATTTCGGGATCGCTTCTGCAGCCGATCTTCCCAAACTGAAGGAAATCTTCGATGAAGAGAGCGTACAGCCAACCCTGATCAACGATGAAACAGCTACCCTCGGACGCGGGGAGCATGGAGGTCATACAGAAACAGCACATTCGCTGATGGTGTCGGAAGATGGGGAATTGCTGGATCCGGATCATCAGTTGGATCAGATCACTTCCTCCCCCGATGAAGCCGAAGAAACTCCTGCTTCAGAAGATGAAGAGGTAGAACCAGATGATGAAATCGTGCGTTTTGAGAATTATGCAGATAAAGAAAATGTGGATGACATCATAGAAGATGCACTGGATGGAAAAAATACTGATACCTCCGATGCTGAAGCTGATGAAGATGGAGATGATGTGGTGGAAGATGCGATTAAAGGAGAAGTGGAGGAAGAGGACGAAGAAGAAGATGATGATGAGGAGGAAGATGAGGATGGAGATGGGATAATGGAAGATGCAATTGATAGTGAAGAAGAGGAAGATGATGAGGAAGATGATGATGGGGAAGAAGATGGAGATAATGAAACCGATGATGCTGATCACAAGAAGTAG
- a CDS encoding cell division protein ZapA, protein MEQLIPVNIVVSDRSYRIKIKPEEEEEVRRIMKEVNEKIVEFKTAYAGKDLQDYIAMALIMYATHPVTSGGKAQASTTPFLQEKLEKLEEVINQALG, encoded by the coding sequence ATGGAACAACTCATTCCCGTTAATATAGTAGTATCTGACCGCTCTTACCGCATTAAGATCAAGCCGGAAGAAGAGGAAGAAGTACGCCGTATTATGAAGGAAGTAAACGAGAAGATTGTCGAGTTCAAAACGGCTTATGCCGGAAAAGACCTGCAGGACTATATAGCTATGGCCCTTATTATGTACGCCACGCACCCTGTAACCAGCGGTGGTAAAGCCCAGGCCAGCACAACTCCGTTTTTACAGGAGAAACTGGAAAAGCTGGAAGAAGTTATCAACCAGGCATTGGGTTGA
- a CDS encoding DUF1080 domain-containing protein — protein sequence MKKTLFKCLLGVALLAGTGSAYAQKAQSLFNGKNLDGWKIYGTEKWYVDKGELVCESGPDKEYGYLGTDGQYKNFELTLQFKQEADGNSGVFFHSSLEGTKITGWQAEVAPPGLHTGGIYESYGRGWLIQPDKEKEQYLKMGEWNTMKVRVQGDQVTTWLNGHEMITLKDEKIGSVNGQIALQIHSGGGIKVRWKNIRLVPLKS from the coding sequence ATGAAAAAAACCTTATTCAAATGCTTATTGGGCGTTGCCCTGTTAGCAGGTACGGGCAGCGCTTACGCCCAGAAGGCTCAATCATTATTTAATGGGAAAAACCTGGATGGCTGGAAAATCTATGGAACTGAAAAATGGTATGTAGATAAAGGAGAACTGGTTTGCGAAAGTGGCCCGGATAAGGAATATGGCTACCTGGGCACAGACGGCCAGTATAAAAACTTCGAGCTCACCCTGCAGTTCAAACAGGAAGCTGACGGCAACAGCGGCGTATTTTTCCATTCATCCCTTGAAGGTACCAAGATCACCGGCTGGCAGGCAGAAGTAGCGCCTCCTGGCTTACATACCGGCGGTATCTACGAATCTTACGGCCGTGGATGGCTCATACAGCCCGACAAGGAAAAAGAACAATACCTGAAGATGGGAGAATGGAATACCATGAAGGTTCGTGTACAGGGCGATCAGGTAACTACCTGGCTGAATGGCCATGAAATGATTACATTGAAAGATGAGAAAATAGGAAGCGTCAATGGCCAGATCGCATTACAGATCCACTCTGGCGGAGGTATTAAAGTAAGATGGAAAAACATCAGACTGGTACCATTGAAGTCTTAA
- the pheT gene encoding phenylalanine--tRNA ligase subunit beta, protein MTISYNWLCDYLPVKPTPEELSTILTSIGLEVESLEKFEAVKGSLAGLVIGEVLTAEKHPNADKLRITTVNTGNGEPLNIVCGAPNVAVGQKVVVAPIGATIYPVGGEPVTMKKAKIRGEESQGMICAEDEVGLGHSHDGIMVLDASLQPGTPASEVFKPAQDYIYEIGLTPNRMDAMSHIGVAKDVCAYLNNRENTLQYQVKVPEIGTLPKADATLPISVTIENTDACPRYTGISITGIQVTTSPEWLKSRLSAIGVRPINNIVDITNFVLHETGQPLHAFDATAIKGNAVIVKNLPQGTPFVTLDEKERKLDASDLMICNGAGEGMCIAGVFGGLHSGVSDTTQNLFLESAFFSAGGIRTTSFRHGLRTDAATRFEKGVDISNVTYALQRAAALICEIAGGKTASDIIDVYPSVKIKTQVETSYSYIRKLSGSNYPEAKIKNILRSLGFEILHETTEGLKVSVPFSKPDISLPADLVEEIMRIDGLDNIEIPKKISISPALSAQPDGERVKEKIADYLAGNGFNEIFTNSITNSQYYTPEVLEHAVKMMNSLTVELDIMRPSMLETGLESIAHNLNRKNEDLLFFEFGKTYRVLEKGFAENNHLVLYLTGKKTAETWMHKSSPVDFYFLKGFVINILQQLGYNQLTWAESAEPALQPSWDIKVKNQVVVTLGGVTPAKLKQFDIKQPVWYATFNWDKIVGLLQKSDNFYREIPRFPAVRRDLALVLGKQVKFAAVEAAARSVKSGLLQQVNLFDVFESEKLGADKKSYAVSFTFLDPQKTLTDKEIDSVMDKLVKTFETQLQAEIRK, encoded by the coding sequence ATGACGATTTCATACAACTGGCTATGTGATTATTTACCGGTAAAGCCAACACCGGAGGAACTGTCTACCATATTAACCAGCATCGGACTGGAGGTAGAAAGTCTTGAAAAATTTGAAGCTGTAAAGGGAAGTCTGGCCGGATTGGTGATTGGAGAAGTGCTGACAGCAGAAAAACACCCCAACGCAGACAAGCTCAGGATAACCACTGTGAACACCGGTAACGGCGAACCGCTGAATATTGTTTGCGGTGCGCCCAATGTGGCAGTTGGACAAAAAGTAGTAGTAGCTCCTATCGGCGCCACGATCTACCCTGTTGGCGGAGAACCCGTTACCATGAAAAAGGCGAAGATCCGCGGCGAAGAAAGCCAGGGAATGATTTGTGCGGAAGATGAAGTAGGACTCGGCCACAGCCATGACGGGATCATGGTACTGGACGCTTCCCTGCAGCCAGGTACACCTGCCAGCGAAGTATTTAAACCTGCACAGGACTATATCTACGAAATCGGGCTGACGCCCAACCGTATGGACGCCATGAGCCATATCGGCGTGGCAAAAGATGTTTGCGCGTATCTGAACAACCGCGAAAACACACTGCAATACCAGGTTAAAGTTCCGGAAATTGGAACCTTGCCAAAGGCAGATGCTACACTGCCCATCAGCGTAACCATCGAAAATACGGATGCCTGTCCACGTTACACCGGGATATCCATCACCGGCATACAAGTGACCACCTCCCCTGAATGGCTGAAATCCAGGCTCAGCGCTATCGGCGTAAGACCTATCAACAACATCGTGGATATTACCAATTTCGTGCTCCACGAAACCGGGCAACCACTGCATGCCTTCGATGCTACTGCTATCAAAGGCAATGCGGTGATCGTAAAAAACCTGCCCCAGGGCACGCCTTTCGTTACACTCGATGAAAAAGAAAGGAAACTGGATGCTTCCGACCTGATGATCTGTAACGGCGCCGGTGAAGGGATGTGCATTGCAGGTGTATTCGGAGGCCTGCATTCGGGCGTGAGCGATACTACCCAAAACCTATTCCTGGAAAGCGCTTTCTTCAGCGCCGGTGGTATCCGTACCACTTCCTTCCGGCATGGCCTGCGTACCGATGCTGCCACCCGCTTCGAAAAAGGTGTGGATATTTCCAATGTAACATACGCCCTGCAACGCGCAGCAGCATTGATCTGCGAGATCGCCGGCGGCAAAACCGCGTCGGATATCATCGATGTATATCCTTCCGTTAAAATAAAAACCCAGGTAGAAACCAGCTACAGCTACATCCGCAAGCTTAGTGGCAGTAACTACCCGGAAGCGAAGATCAAAAATATCCTGCGCAGTCTTGGCTTCGAAATATTGCATGAAACCACTGAAGGACTGAAAGTATCTGTTCCTTTCAGCAAACCGGATATCAGTCTGCCAGCCGACCTGGTGGAGGAAATCATGCGGATTGATGGTCTCGATAACATCGAGATCCCTAAAAAGATCAGCATTTCACCGGCACTTTCCGCACAGCCGGACGGTGAACGGGTGAAGGAAAAAATAGCAGATTACCTTGCTGGTAACGGTTTCAATGAAATCTTTACCAACTCCATCACTAACAGTCAATACTATACGCCGGAAGTACTGGAACATGCTGTTAAAATGATGAACAGCCTCACAGTAGAGCTGGATATCATGCGCCCCTCCATGCTGGAAACCGGCCTGGAAAGCATTGCGCACAATCTGAACCGGAAAAACGAAGACCTGTTGTTCTTCGAATTCGGTAAAACCTACCGGGTGCTCGAAAAAGGATTTGCGGAAAATAATCACCTGGTATTATATCTTACGGGGAAGAAAACAGCTGAAACATGGATGCATAAATCCAGTCCGGTTGATTTCTACTTCCTGAAAGGCTTTGTGATCAATATCCTGCAGCAGCTGGGTTACAACCAGCTTACCTGGGCAGAGAGTGCAGAACCGGCGCTGCAGCCATCCTGGGATATCAAGGTAAAAAATCAGGTAGTGGTAACTCTGGGTGGTGTTACACCTGCCAAACTGAAACAGTTCGATATCAAACAACCGGTTTGGTATGCCACCTTTAACTGGGATAAGATAGTGGGGCTCTTACAAAAAAGTGATAATTTTTACAGGGAAATCCCACGGTTCCCGGCCGTTCGCAGGGATCTGGCGCTGGTACTGGGCAAACAGGTTAAGTTTGCCGCGGTGGAAGCAGCCGCCCGCAGCGTGAAATCCGGCCTGTTACAACAGGTCAACCTGTTTGATGTATTCGAGAGCGAAAAACTGGGTGCAGATAAAAAATCTTATGCTGTAAGTTTCACATTCCTGGACCCCCAGAAAACGCTTACTGATAAAGAGATCGACAGTGTAATGGATAAGCTTGTCAAAACTTTTGAAACACAATTACAGGCAGAAATAAGGAAATAA
- the dnaB gene encoding replicative DNA helicase, producing MDLNLKKDRNVRRKPSIDVSSLVYGKIPPQAKELEEAVLGAVMLEKGAFDTVVEILKGECFYVEAHQIIFNAMTRLAGKSMPVDILTVTEELRSMGSLEQIGGPFTVMKLTNMVVSSANIEAHARIILQKFIQRELIRISGEILTESYEDTADVFDLLDSAESKLFEVTNNHLRKNYDSIDRVLVNTMKRIEDLRNKGDDITGVPSGFPSLDKVTYGWQSTDLIIIAARPSVGKTAFALNLARNAALHPRFPKGAAVFSLEMSSGQIVQRILSAESEIKLEKISRGKLEEYEMKKLMTHGIERLAKAPIFIDDTPALNIFELRAKCRRLVHNHGVGVIIIDYLQLMSGSGDGKGTNREQEISKISRDLKGLAKELQVPVIALSQLSRDVEKRKDGNKMPQLSDLRESGAIEQDADMVMFLYRPEYYEINANEMGESNKGETHVRIAKHRNGQLDTIKLRAVLEFQRFEDDGSLENPGGGGSPFAGMSRPQHGGGNDEAKLYIQKGSRMNDMNFDEGFEDAPF from the coding sequence ATGGATCTCAATCTTAAGAAAGACCGCAATGTGCGTAGAAAACCGTCCATTGATGTGTCGTCCTTGGTGTATGGCAAGATACCACCACAGGCAAAAGAATTGGAAGAAGCTGTTTTGGGAGCCGTAATGCTGGAGAAAGGTGCATTTGACACCGTTGTAGAGATATTGAAAGGAGAGTGTTTTTATGTAGAAGCTCACCAGATTATTTTCAATGCGATGACCCGCCTGGCGGGAAAATCGATGCCGGTGGATATCCTTACTGTCACGGAAGAGCTGAGGTCTATGGGATCACTTGAACAGATTGGTGGTCCGTTTACGGTCATGAAGCTTACGAACATGGTGGTATCGTCCGCCAATATCGAAGCACATGCCCGTATCATTCTGCAGAAGTTCATTCAGCGGGAACTGATCCGTATTTCGGGAGAGATCCTGACAGAGTCTTATGAAGATACAGCTGATGTGTTTGATCTGTTGGATAGTGCGGAGTCGAAGCTGTTTGAGGTAACCAATAACCACCTTCGTAAGAACTATGATTCGATCGACCGGGTATTGGTGAATACCATGAAGCGTATCGAGGACTTACGTAATAAGGGAGATGATATTACGGGAGTACCTTCCGGATTTCCGTCGCTCGACAAGGTGACTTATGGCTGGCAGTCTACGGATCTGATCATTATTGCGGCCCGTCCTTCTGTGGGTAAGACGGCCTTTGCACTGAACCTGGCGCGTAATGCGGCGCTACATCCGCGTTTCCCGAAAGGGGCAGCGGTATTTTCGTTGGAAATGTCGTCCGGCCAGATTGTACAACGTATTCTCTCGGCCGAGTCTGAAATAAAGCTGGAAAAGATTTCCCGTGGTAAGCTGGAAGAGTATGAGATGAAGAAGCTGATGACCCACGGTATCGAACGGCTGGCCAAGGCGCCCATTTTCATTGATGATACGCCTGCGCTTAACATCTTCGAATTAAGGGCTAAATGCCGGAGGCTGGTACACAATCATGGAGTGGGGGTTATTATCATCGACTACCTGCAGCTGATGAGTGGTAGCGGCGATGGAAAGGGCACTAACCGTGAACAGGAAATTAGTAAGATTTCCAGGGATCTGAAAGGTCTGGCGAAGGAGTTGCAGGTACCGGTAATTGCACTGTCGCAGTTGAGTCGTGATGTGGAAAAACGTAAGGATGGGAACAAGATGCCGCAGTTGAGTGACCTTCGTGAATCCGGAGCGATCGAGCAGGATGCGGACATGGTAATGTTCCTTTACCGTCCTGAGTATTACGAAATCAACGCCAATGAAATGGGCGAATCCAATAAAGGTGAAACCCACGTTCGTATAGCGAAACACCGTAACGGTCAGCTGGATACCATCAAACTGAGGGCAGTACTGGAATTCCAGCGTTTCGAAGATGATGGCAGCCTTGAAAACCCGGGTGGTGGCGGCAGTCCTTTCGCTGGCATGAGTCGCCCGCAACATGGCGGTGGCAATGACGAAGCGAAGTTGTATATCCAGAAAGGATCCCGCATGAACGACATGAATTTCGATGAGGGATTTGAAGATGCTCCCTTTTAG
- the rny gene encoding ribonuclease Y, protein MDVTLITTIAAIVALIIGILLGKVIFAKNTQHKLEEAEQQAKKIVADAQVSAENLKKDKMLEAKEKYLQLKSEYDKDVLQRNQKLAESENRIKQKEQALNQKNEQVQKQINENDAIKETLNRQMELVTIKRTELEKHQEEHIRRLEKVAGLTAEEAKHQLVESLKEEARTQALSHIQEIIEDAKSKANKEAKKIIIQSIQRTAAEQTIENTITVFTLESDEIKGQIIGREGRNIRAIEAATGVDLIVDDTPEAIVLSSFDPLRREIARLSLQRLVQDGRIHPARIEEVVEKTKKQLEEQVMDIGERTVIELGIHGLHKELVRLVGKMRFRSSYGQNLLMHSKETANLCAIMAAELGLNPKLAKRAGLLHDIGKVPDEETELSHALLGAKLAEKYGEHAAVVNAIGAHHDEMEMQYVISPIVQACDAISGARPGARREIMQSYLQRIKDLENLALAHDGVEKAYAIQAGRELRIIVESDKVSDSDADRLSFEVANKIQTEMQYPGQIKVTVIREKRAVNIAR, encoded by the coding sequence ATGGATGTTACACTAATCACGACAATAGCTGCAATTGTGGCATTGATTATTGGGATTTTGCTGGGGAAGGTGATCTTTGCCAAAAATACACAGCATAAACTGGAAGAAGCCGAGCAGCAGGCAAAAAAGATCGTTGCAGACGCACAGGTGAGTGCGGAAAATCTCAAGAAGGACAAAATGCTGGAAGCAAAGGAGAAATATCTCCAGTTAAAAAGCGAGTACGACAAAGACGTATTGCAACGCAACCAGAAACTGGCGGAATCTGAAAACCGCATCAAACAGAAAGAGCAGGCATTAAATCAGAAAAATGAGCAGGTACAGAAACAAATAAATGAAAACGACGCGATCAAGGAAACCCTGAACCGTCAGATGGAACTGGTTACCATCAAACGTACCGAACTCGAGAAGCACCAGGAAGAGCATATCCGCCGTCTTGAAAAAGTAGCCGGCTTAACAGCTGAAGAAGCCAAACACCAGCTGGTAGAGAGCTTAAAAGAAGAAGCACGCACACAGGCCCTGTCTCATATCCAGGAGATCATTGAGGACGCCAAATCCAAAGCCAACAAGGAAGCCAAAAAGATCATCATACAATCTATCCAGCGTACTGCGGCTGAGCAAACCATCGAGAATACCATCACTGTATTTACCCTTGAAAGCGATGAAATCAAAGGTCAGATTATTGGTCGTGAAGGCCGTAATATCCGCGCCATTGAAGCTGCTACCGGTGTGGATCTGATTGTGGATGATACTCCTGAGGCTATTGTACTGTCTTCTTTCGATCCACTGCGCCGCGAAATCGCCCGATTGTCGCTCCAGCGCCTGGTACAGGATGGCCGTATCCACCCTGCCCGTATTGAGGAAGTAGTGGAAAAAACCAAGAAACAACTGGAAGAACAGGTGATGGATATCGGTGAAAGAACCGTTATTGAATTGGGTATCCACGGCCTGCATAAAGAGCTGGTGCGCCTGGTTGGTAAGATGCGCTTCCGTTCATCTTATGGTCAGAACCTGCTGATGCACTCTAAAGAAACAGCTAATCTCTGTGCCATTATGGCTGCAGAACTGGGCTTAAACCCGAAACTTGCCAAACGTGCTGGTCTTCTGCACGATATTGGCAAAGTACCTGATGAAGAAACAGAACTGAGCCACGCCCTGCTGGGTGCGAAGCTCGCTGAAAAATATGGTGAACATGCAGCAGTAGTGAACGCCATTGGCGCCCACCACGATGAAATGGAAATGCAGTATGTTATTTCTCCGATCGTTCAGGCATGTGATGCCATCAGCGGTGCCCGTCCAGGTGCCCGCCGCGAGATCATGCAGAGCTACCTGCAACGTATCAAGGACCTGGAAAACCTGGCCCTGGCACACGATGGCGTGGAAAAAGCATATGCCATCCAGGCGGGCAGGGAACTTCGTATCATTGTAGAAAGTGATAAAGTTTCCGATAGTGATGCCGACCGTTTATCTTTTGAAGTAGCCAATAAGATACAGACAGAAATGCAGTATCCTGGCCAGATTAAAGTAACTGTCATCCGTGAAAAGAGAGCAGTGAATATAGCAAGATAA
- the atpG gene encoding ATP synthase F1 subunit gamma — translation MSGQLKEVRNRIKSIQSGQQITKAMKMVSAAKLRRAQDAILQMRPYAVKLQEMLQNIVSNSEGNIDTPLAAQRQIEKVLIVVITSDRGLCGAFNSNLIKTAKRLIREKYQDQFEQGNVEILPIGKKGYENFAQNGYKVNDKFWQLFGNLTFEHVKEAAAIALNGFISGTYDAVDIVYSEFKNAATQVYVTEQFLPIAKVENQDKGGLKADFIFEPEKDTLIAELMPKILNTQFFKAVLDSHASEHGARMTAMDKATENASELLRNLKISYNRARQAAITTELTEIVSGAAALAG, via the coding sequence ATGTCCGGACAGCTTAAAGAAGTTCGTAACCGAATCAAATCCATTCAATCTGGTCAGCAGATTACCAAAGCCATGAAAATGGTGAGTGCTGCGAAATTAAGACGTGCCCAGGATGCTATCCTGCAGATGCGTCCTTACGCGGTGAAGCTCCAGGAAATGTTACAGAATATTGTTTCCAACAGCGAAGGCAATATCGATACACCGCTGGCAGCACAACGTCAGATTGAAAAAGTGTTGATCGTGGTAATTACGTCCGACAGAGGTTTGTGTGGTGCTTTTAACTCTAACCTGATTAAAACAGCCAAACGTCTTATCCGTGAAAAGTACCAGGATCAATTCGAACAGGGCAATGTAGAAATACTGCCTATTGGTAAAAAAGGTTACGAAAACTTTGCACAGAACGGCTATAAAGTGAATGATAAATTCTGGCAGCTGTTTGGCAATCTGACTTTCGAACATGTGAAAGAAGCGGCAGCCATAGCGTTGAATGGGTTTATCAGTGGTACGTACGACGCAGTGGATATCGTATACAGCGAATTCAAAAATGCGGCTACTCAGGTATATGTTACAGAACAGTTCCTGCCTATCGCAAAAGTAGAAAACCAGGATAAAGGTGGTCTGAAGGCCGACTTTATCTTTGAACCAGAGAAGGATACACTGATTGCAGAGCTGATGCCTAAGATCCTGAATACACAGTTCTTCAAGGCTGTACTGGACTCTCATGCTTCTGAGCATGGCGCCCGTATGACTGCGATGGATAAGGCAACAGAGAATGCGAGCGAATTACTTCGTAACCTGAAGATCTCTTACAACCGCGCCCGTCAGGCTGCTATTACTACCGAGTTGACAGAAATCGTGAGTGGCGCTGCGGCATTGGCTGGTTGA
- a CDS encoding DJ-1/PfpI family protein, whose protein sequence is MAQKKILLLTGDFAEDYETMVPFQMLQMVGHDVHAVCPDKAAGDKVKTAIHDFEGDQTYTEKPGHGFVLNATFNDISGKDYDALVIAGGRAPEYLRLNKNVIELVKHFFAENKPVAAVCHGIQILTAADVVKGRKLTAYPAVGPEVTASGGTYVSVNVYEAVTDGNLVTAPAWPAHPQWIAAFLQVLGTNIIL, encoded by the coding sequence ATGGCACAAAAGAAAATTCTCCTGCTGACCGGCGATTTTGCAGAAGATTATGAAACCATGGTTCCTTTCCAGATGTTGCAGATGGTGGGCCACGATGTACACGCTGTTTGCCCCGATAAGGCGGCTGGCGATAAGGTGAAGACGGCTATCCATGATTTTGAGGGAGATCAGACTTATACCGAGAAACCCGGACATGGTTTTGTACTCAATGCCACTTTCAATGATATTTCAGGAAAAGATTATGACGCACTGGTAATTGCCGGTGGTCGTGCGCCGGAGTATCTGCGGCTGAATAAAAATGTAATTGAACTGGTAAAGCATTTTTTTGCTGAAAATAAGCCAGTGGCAGCTGTTTGTCATGGTATTCAGATTCTTACCGCAGCAGATGTGGTGAAAGGCAGAAAACTGACGGCTTATCCGGCGGTAGGCCCCGAAGTAACTGCCTCCGGCGGCACCTATGTATCCGTAAACGTTTATGAAGCGGTGACCGATGGCAACCTGGTAACAGCTCCGGCCTGGCCAGCTCATCCGCAGTGGATCGCTGCGTTTCTGCAGGTATTGGGTACTAATATCATATTATGA
- a CDS encoding RagB/SusD family nutrient uptake outer membrane protein, which yields MKYIIPAMLLLSLATASCNKMLDEKVVTNATDDFFNTKAGFLTAVNGSYVSMRNFYSTERGITLTETGTDIVTNGSDGNYKFTSQYTSQLDSRYDHVREVWNSFYQTLNTCNVAITRADKITDLDDASKKKGVAEAKFCRAHYHFVLMEMFGAIPLSLKENTQILRDAHRDSVSAVYNAVINDLLDAEKDLPVTQSEWGRATKPAAEHLLARVYLTRASSSQAQATDYANAAKYADMVIKNYGFKLLDDPGQVWAQGKENNNETIWAAQYTTDPLYNSSDNNACRFFLMQYDVLPGMKRDLPNGTPWKRFRPTRFLLDTLYKDRVHDTRYEKFFTTVWFTNAPTSTLNLGDTAVYLPGYDVPASVIASKKYMLVPPRLYTEKLYPSLNKFADALRPDNQASGVRPFISFRLAETYLIESEAMLMQGNAQAAADLVNVVRLRAARVGATDAETQANRTAMKVGPADMTIDFLLDERGRELVGEEMRWFDLVRTNKLLERVRLHNDEARANIKPTHVLRPIPQDQIDRSVNGFPQNPGY from the coding sequence ATGAAATATATAATTCCCGCCATGTTGCTGCTGTCGCTGGCCACAGCCTCCTGTAATAAGATGCTGGATGAAAAGGTAGTGACCAATGCAACAGACGATTTTTTCAATACCAAAGCTGGTTTCCTGACAGCCGTAAATGGTTCGTATGTATCTATGCGCAACTTTTATAGCACAGAAAGAGGCATCACGCTGACGGAAACAGGTACCGATATCGTCACCAACGGATCCGATGGTAACTACAAATTTACCAGTCAATATACCTCGCAGCTGGATTCGCGTTACGATCACGTAAGAGAGGTGTGGAACAGCTTTTATCAGACCCTCAATACCTGTAACGTGGCGATCACCCGTGCAGATAAGATCACGGACCTCGACGATGCTTCCAAAAAGAAAGGAGTAGCAGAAGCTAAATTCTGCCGTGCGCATTATCATTTTGTGCTGATGGAGATGTTTGGTGCTATTCCTTTAAGTCTGAAGGAAAATACCCAGATATTGCGGGACGCGCATCGCGACTCCGTATCAGCTGTGTATAACGCCGTAATCAACGATCTGCTGGATGCAGAAAAGGATCTGCCCGTAACGCAATCAGAATGGGGGCGTGCAACGAAACCGGCCGCAGAGCACCTGTTGGCCAGGGTATATCTCACCAGGGCCTCTTCATCACAGGCACAGGCAACAGACTATGCGAATGCGGCCAAATACGCCGATATGGTGATCAAAAATTACGGCTTCAAACTGTTGGACGATCCGGGCCAGGTATGGGCGCAGGGTAAGGAAAACAATAATGAAACCATCTGGGCTGCGCAGTACACTACCGATCCGCTTTATAATTCCAGTGATAATAATGCCTGCCGCTTTTTCCTGATGCAATACGATGTGTTGCCCGGCATGAAGCGCGATCTGCCCAATGGTACGCCATGGAAGCGTTTCAGGCCAACGCGTTTTTTGCTGGACACACTGTACAAAGACCGTGTGCACGATACGCGTTATGAAAAATTCTTCACTACCGTATGGTTCACCAACGCGCCTACTTCTACGCTGAACCTGGGCGATACAGCTGTTTACCTGCCGGGATACGATGTACCGGCATCCGTTATTGCCAGCAAAAAATACATGCTGGTACCACCGAGATTATATACCGAAAAGCTGTATCCGTCTCTGAACAAATTTGCAGACGCCTTGCGGCCTGATAACCAGGCATCCGGTGTACGGCCGTTTATCTCCTTCCGCCTGGCGGAAACATACCTGATAGAGTCGGAGGCGATGCTGATGCAGGGCAATGCCCAGGCAGCAGCCGATCTGGTAAACGTAGTGCGGTTAAGAGCGGCACGCGTGGGCGCCACTGATGCTGAAACGCAGGCAAACCGCACTGCCATGAAAGTTGGCCCTGCCGACATGACGATCGACTTCCTCCTGGATGAAAGAGGCCGTGAGCTGGTGGGAGAGGAAATGCGCTGGTTTGATCTTGTCAGAACTAACAAACTCCTTGAAAGGGTACGCCTGCATAATGATGAAGCCCGCGCCAACATCAAGCCTACACATGTACTACGCCCTATTCCGCAGGATCAGATTGACAGATCTGTGAATGGGTTCCCACAGAATCCGGGGTATTAA